The following are encoded in a window of Euwallacea fornicatus isolate EFF26 chromosome 21, ASM4011564v1, whole genome shotgun sequence genomic DNA:
- the LOC136346046 gene encoding oocyte zinc finger protein XlCOF22-like, which produces MDTDLQIRARDFPNICRICLITGDLKPLVDGNLSLIFKAISDIEITPGDLLPTNVCITCSNYLQEIRRFADKCKANNTILKLVLKSEEKEEKLNISDEDIKGIELELEGCEEDIQDNYSYESSFDDDSPDYFPPKTETDKAQEDQPSLKKTRIRRKRNALDTAKPAKPNLRRRKHRTPKREMDTDDEEDNTSNSAIPVCKTCGSTFTSKTKLCSHYKENIDCRPKSFKLYKCEICEKEFSTIRRRNEHMNTHTGETPYICNYCGKGFQLYPAHFKHVYRHRLALGEVEFKPGYMENRVRLNLKCELCPKVFASRSGFANHQLIHQGVKIQYKKRPKKEETGPKLKNYLCNYCAKSFRTKVQLDGHIRGHTGERPFACSFCHKFFKTKAALKTHEMNHLGTTPQRFKCETCNKPFSLKAHYEVHKRTHTGEKPFSCHFCGKCFNYRGTWRIHLRMHTGETPYACPVCGNRYHDKSSLNKHQKKKGHVGEAVKQERLIL; this is translated from the exons atggaTACAGATTTACAAATTAGAGCAAGAGACTTCCCAAATATTTGCAGGATTTGTTTAATAACAGGAGATCTTAAACCTTTGGTTGATGGGAACctgtctttaatttttaaagcaattagTGATATCGAG ATTACACCAGGTGATCTCCTGCCAACAAATGTATGCATAACCTGTTCAAATTATCTGCAGGAGATTAGGCGTTTTGCAGACAAATGTAAAGCTAACAataccattttaaaattggtgttaaagtctgaagaaaaagaagaaaaattgaatatatcaGATGAGGATATTAAGGGAATAGAACTGGAATTAGAGGGTTGTGAGGAAGATATCCAAGACAATTATAGTTATGAAAGCAGTTTTGATGATGATTCACCAGATTATTTTCCTCCAAAAACTGAAACAG ATAAAGCCCAAGAAGACCAGCCTTCTCTCAAAAAAACCCGAATACGCCGAAAAAGAAATGCCCTAGATACAGCAAAACCAGCAAAGCCAAACCTCCGAAGGAGAAAACATAGAACTCCTAAACGTGAAATGGACACTGATGATGAGGAAGATAATACATCAAATAGTGCAATTCCAGTCTGCAAGACTTGCGGGAGCACTTTTACTAGCAAAACCAAGTTGTGCTCTCATTATAAAGAGAATATTGATTGCAGACCTAAAAGCTTTAAATTGTATAAATGCGAAATATGTGAAAAAG AATTCTCAACAATTCGGAGACGTAATGAACATATGAATACTCATACTGGAGAAACTCCATATATTTGTAATTATTGTGGGAAAGGTTTTCAGTTGTATCCCGCCCATTTTAAGCACGTTTATCGGCATCGACTGGCTTTAGGAGAGGTTGAGTTTAAGCCTGGTTATATGGAAAATAGAGTTAG actgaatttaaaatgtgaatTATGCCCTAAAGTATTTGCCAGTCGGTCGGGCTTTGCCAACCACCAGCTCATCCACCAAGGTGTAAAAATCCAATATAAAAAACGGCCTAAAAAGGAGGAAACTGGTCctaaattaaagaattatcTCTGCAATTATTGTGCTAAAAGTTTCAGGACGAAAGTGCAGTTAGATGGGCATATAAGAGGGCACACGG GGGAACGTCCCTTTGCATGTTCGTTCTGtcacaaattctttaaaacgaAAGCTGCCTTAAAAACACACGAAATGAATCACTTGGGTACCACGCCTCAAAGGTTCAAATGCGAAACTTGCAATAAACCCTTTTCCCTTAAGGCGCATTATGAAGTGCACAAGAGAACCCATACCGGGGAGAAGCCGTTTTCATGTCATTTCTGTGGCAAATGCTTCAATTACCGAGGCACTTGGAga ATTCATCTGAGAATGCACACCGGCGAAACACCGTATGCATGTCCGGTTTGTGGCAACCGATACCATGACAAGAGCAGCCTGAACAAACACCAAAAGAAAAAGGGCCATGTAGGGGAGGCCGTCAAACAAGAAAGACTTATTCTTTAG